The stretch of DNA GATGGCATCAGCCGAACGCTGACGGTTAGTGGTTCGCCCGGTGGTACGGTCTACTGTCGGGTGGCGGCTGGCTCATCGATTGAGGAAATTAGCAAAGGTCTGTACGCCGTAAACGACCGCAGTTACTACGTTCGCATCGACCCGAAAGCAAAAGCCAAACTCCGCCAGAGCAATGGCAAACAGGAGTTGCTGCTGCCGGTTTCAGGCGTGGTGCGGTATGAGGTGGTATTTTAACACTGTGATTATGGCTTCTATTACCTGGCCCGACTTTGAGCAAGTAGACATTCGCACAGGCACGGTCGTGGCCGCTGAAGCATTTCCGCAAGCCCGTAAACCAGCGTATAAACTGACCATCGACTTTGGGCCGCTTGGCCTGAAACGCACGTCGGCACAATTGACGAAATTGTATCAGCTAAACGAGTTGGTTGGCAAGCAGGTGGTTGCGGTAGTAAACTTTCCGCCCAAACAAATCGCTACGTTCATGAGCGAGTGCTTAGTGCTGGGAGCCGTACAGGACGACGGCACCGTAACGCTTCTCCAAACCGAACGCCCCACC from Spirosoma montaniterrae encodes:
- a CDS encoding tRNA-binding protein yields the protein MASITWPDFEQVDIRTGTVVAAEAFPQARKPAYKLTIDFGPLGLKRTSAQLTKLYQLNELVGKQVVAVVNFPPKQIATFMSECLVLGAVQDDGTVTLLQTERPTENGLRIG